The segment GGTCGATCGGCGGGTTGGTGACCTGCGCGAAATTCTGCTTGAAATAGTCGTAGAGCAGGCGCGGCCGGGCCGAGAGCACGGCGATCGGCGTGTCGGTGCCCATCGATCCGATCGGGTCCTCGCCGGCGCGGGCCATCGGTTCGAGGAATCGGGCGATGTCCTCCTGCGAATAGCCGAACGCCTGCTGGCGATCGAGCAGCGCCTGCGGGTCGTTGGGCAAAGCGGGGGTGGCGGTCCCGTCGTCGGTCGCCAGCACCTCGAGGTCCTTGAGCTTGTACTGGTTGGCCTCGAGCCACTTGGCGTAGGGCTCGGCCTCGGCGAGGCTGGCCTTGATCTCCTCGTCCTCGATGATCCGGCCCTGCTCCATGTCGATCAGCAGCATCTTGCCGGGCTGGAGGCGCCACTTGCGGACGATCTTCTCCTCGGGAACCGGCAGCACGCCCGATTCCGACGCCATGATCACATGGTCGTCGTCGGTGACGAGGAAGCGGGCGGGGCGCAGGCCGTTGCGGTCGAGCGTCGCGCCGATCTGGCGGCCGTCGGTGAAGGCGACGGCGGCGGGGCCGTCCCACGGCTCCATCAGCGCGGCGTGATATTCGTAGAAGGCCTTGCGCGCCGGGTCCATCAGCGGGTTGCCGGCCCAGGCTTCCGGGATCAGCATCATCACCGCATGCGCCAGCGAATAGCCGCCGGCGACGAGCAGCTCCAACGCATTGTCGAGGCAGGCGGTGTCCGACTGGCCGTGCGGGATGATCGGCCAGATCTTGTCGAGATCGGCGCCGATCAGGTCGGACTCCATCGTCCGGCGGCGCGCGTTCATCCAGTTGACGTTGCCGCGCACCGTGTTGATCTCGCCGTTGTGGGCGATGAAGCGGTAGGGGTGCGCCAGCTTCCAGCTCGGGAAGGTGTTGGTCGAGAAGCGCTGGTGGACCAGCGCGATCGCCGAGGTGGTCAGCGGATCGGACAGGTCCTTGTAGAAGCTGCCGACCTGGCCCGCGAGCAGCAGCCCCTTGTAGACCACGGTGCGGGTCGAGAAGGACGGCATGTAGAGATCGGTCAGGCCCGGCAGGTCATGCTTGCGGGCGAGGGCTTCGAGCGGGTTCTGGGTCTGCTTGCGGATGACGAGCAGCTTGCGCTCGAACGCATCCTGGTCGGCGCAGTCGCCGCCGCGGCCGATGATCGCCTGGCGGATCACCGGCATCTCGTCGAGCACCGCCTGGCCGAGGCCGGCGGTGTCGACCGGAACGTCGCGCCAGCCGATCAGATGCTGGCCTTCCTTGGCGATGAACTTCTCGAAATTGCCGACCGCCAGGTCGCGCGCGGCGGCGTCGCGCGGCAGGAAGCACATGGCGACGCCATAGTCGCCGGGGGCGGGCAGGGCGACGCCGATGCCGGCGGCCCAGGCGCGCAGCAGCGCGTCGGGAATCTGGATCAGGATGCCGGCGCCGTCGCCGAGCAGCGGATCGGCGCCGACCGCGCCGCGATGGTCGATCTTGAGCAGGATCTCGAGGCCGCGCTGGACGATCGCGTTGGATTTCTCGCCACGGATGTTGGCGATGAAGCCGACGCCGCAGGCGTCATGCTCGTTGCGGCTATCGTACAGACCCTGATTGTGCGGATAGGCCATCCGGCATGCTGCTCCCTTGGGCCCGATCGCGCGGGCGTTTCGGCCGTGCCTATACAGGGATGATATCCCGAGTGAACCCTCCAAAATCACATGGCCTTGCAAACTAATCTTTCAGTGATGGCTCTCCACGCGATAATTTCCCGTTTTTCCGCCGATCCGTGCAAAATAGGGTGATTTCCGGAACGGGCGCCCATCCGTATAGTCCCCAATGTCGGAACGGCCCGTCCGCACCTAGCAATCTTCCGGAGGACGAGACGGAGACCTGCGGTGAAGAACATCCTGTTGCTGGTGCATGACGACGAAGGGCAGGAGGCGCGATTCCAGGCGGCGCTCGACGTCACCCGCGCGCTCGAAGGCCATCTCACCTGCGTCGACGTGGTCGTGCCGCCGCAGGCGCCGGCCGAGCTGTGGGACGGCGGTGCCGGAAGCGCGCTGCTGATGGCCGAGGAGCGCCAGCGCGAGGCCGCGAACCGCGCGACGCTGGAGCAGCGCCTGGCGAAGGAGGACGTCTCCTGGAGTTGGGTCGACATGGTCGGAGAACCCGGACGATGCCTGCGCGGCGCGGCGGCGATCGCCGACCTGATCGTGGTCGACCGCGATCCGCACGGCGCCGTCGCCGGACTGGTGCTGGAGAGCGGGCCGCCGGTCCTGGCCGTCCCCGACCGGGCGCGGGGCATCGCTTTGGGCGGCCGCGCGCTGATCGCCTGGGACGGCTCGCCCGAGGCCGAGGCGGCGCTGCGCGCGGCGGTGCCGCTGCTCGGGCTGGCCGAGCAGGTGATGATCCTGCAGGTCGACGACGGATCGATCCGCATCCCGGCGGGCGAGGCGGCGAGCTTCCTGTCGCGGCATGGCATCCACCCACTCGTCATCCTCGAAAAGGCGACGAAGGGCCGGGCGGAGGCGAACATCCTTGCCGCGATCGCCGGGCAGCGGGCGGACTATCTGGTGATGGGCGGCTTCGGCCGGTCGCGCCTCGTCGAGGCGCTGTTCGGCGGGGTTTCGCGCAGCCTGCTCTCGAAAAGCCCGGTGCCGCTGTTCATGGCGCACTGAGGCGGGTCGTTTCGCGCCTTGCGGCCGGCCGGCTTGCGCTTATGGTCGGCGCCGTGCGGATCCGAGGAAAGATGTCGATGGGCAGGACCATCCCGGCCGTTCTCCTCGCCCTGGCGGCGGTGGGCGTCGCCGCCCTGGTCCAGGTCGAGCTGGCGATGTCGACCGGCGCGGCGGGCGACTATCTGCCGCTGATCGTCGCGATGCTGGTCGCGGGCCTGACCGGCGGCAGCGCCGCGGCGGCGATCGCGGCGGTCGCGGCGACCGGCTTCGTCGTGCTGCAGGGGAAGGGCGCGCCGCTCGATCATGCGCGCGCCGCCGACCTCGCCGGCTTCCTCCTGGTCGCGGCGGTGATCGTCGGGCTGTCGCGCTCGGTCGAGCGGACGCGGCGCCGGCTCGCCCAGGACAAGCTGGAGGGCTATCGCCGCGCGGTCGCGGCGAGCGAGACCGCCGACGAGCTCAACCTGCTGATCGACGGCGCGACGGACCATGCGATCTACATGCTCGACCCCGACGGCCGGGTGACGATCTGGAACAAGGGCGCCGAGCGGCTGATGGGCTGGAGCGAGGCCGAGGCGGTCGGGCAGCCGATCGCCTTCTTCTATCCGCCCGAGGCGGTGGCGGCGGGCAAGCCGGCGGCGGACCTCGACCGCGCCCGGCAGGAGGGCCGCTTCGAGGAGGAGGAATGGCGCATCCGCAAGGACGGATCGCAATTCCTGGCGCATATGTCGCTGACCGCGCTCTATGACGAGCATCGCCAGCTGCGCGGCTTCGGCAAGGTGATCCGCGACGTGACCGAGCAGCGCGCGGTCGAGCGGCAGCTCCGCTCCAGCGCCGGGCAGATGCGATCGATCCTCTCGACCGTTCCCGACGCGATGGTGGTGATCGACGCGCGCGGCCTGATCATCTCGTTCAGCGCCGCCGCCGAGCGGCTGTTCGGCTATGCGGAGGCGGAGATGCTGGGCAGCAACGTCAGCCGGTTGATGCCGTCGCCCTATCGCGAGCGGCACGATTCCTATCTCGACCGCTATGCGCGCACCGGCGAGCGCCACATCATCGGCATCGGCCGCAAGGTGATCGGCCAGAAGCGCGACGGATCGACCTTCCCGATGGAATTGTCGGTCGGCGAGGCCGAGGCCGGGGGCGAGCCGGTCTTCACCGGCTTCATCCGCGACCTCAGCGAGGCGGTGCGGATGGAGGAGCGGATCGAGGACCTGCGGTCGGACCTGATCCATGTCGCGCGGGTCAGCGCGATGGGGACGATGGCGTCGACGCTGGCGCATGAGCTCAACCAGCCGATCACCGCGGTGGTCAACTATGTCGAGACGGTCCGCGACATGCTCGTGGAGCCGAAGGCCGGGGACCTGCCCGTCATCCGCGAGGCGCTGGCGGAAAGCGCGAGCGAGGCGATGCGCGCCGGGCAGATCGTCCGGCGGCTGCGCGAATATGTCGCCCGGGGCGATGTCGAGAAGACCGTCGAGGACCTGCCGGCGCTGATCGACGTCGCCGCCAAGCTGGGCCTGATCGGCGCGCAGGAACGCGGCGTCGAGCTGCGCTTCGACGTCGATCCGCTGGCCGGGCCGGTGCTGGTCGACCGGGTCCAGATCCAGCAGGTGCTGATCAACCTGATGCGCAACGCGATCGAGGCGATGGCCGACAGCCCGGTCCGCCTGCTGCGGATCGAGACGCGCAGGGAAGGCGACGGCATGGTGCGCGTGACCGTCGCCGACAGCGGGCACGGCGTCGCGCCGGAGATCGAGGCAGGCCTGTTCAGCGCCTTCAACAGCACCAAGGCGGGCGGAATGGGGCTGGGCCTGTCGATCTGCCGGACGATCGTCGAGGCCAATGGCGGCCGGATCACCTATGAACGCGATCCCGGCGGCGGATCGCGCTTTCACTTCACCCTGTTGGGCTTCACGCCGGAGGACGAGCATGGATGACACGCGGCTGGTGCATATCGTCGACGACGAGGAGGCGATCCGCCGATCGACGCGCTTCATGCTGACGACGGTGGGCTATGCCGTCGAATGCTGGGAGTCGGGCACCGCCTTCCTGAAGGCCGTCCGCCATGCCGCGCCGGGCTGCATCCTGCTCGACGTGCGCATGCCCGAGATGGACGGGCTGCAGGTCCAGCAGCAGCTCAACGAGCGCGGCGTCACCATGCCGGTGATCATCCTGACCGGCCATGGCGACATCTCGACCGCGGTGCAGGCGATGAAGGCCGGCGCGGTCGACTTCATCGAGAAGCCGTTCGAGAGGACGGCGCTGCTGGCGGCGATCGAGGCGGCGCATGCGCGCCTCGGCCGGCAGGCGGACGAGGCGGCGCGCGGCGCCGAGGCACAGGTCATGCTGGCCAAGCTGACGGCGCGCGAGCGCGAGGTGCTCGACGGGCTGGCGCGGGGCCTGCCCAACAAGACGATCGCCTATGACCTCGCCATCTCCTCGCGCACCGTCGAGGTGCATCGCGCGAACCTGATGACCAAGCTGGGCGTCAAGAGCCTGTCCGACGCGTTGCGGATCGCCTTCGCCGCCGGGCTCGGATAGATCGAGGGAGGCGATCACTGTCGCCGGATCGATCAATTGTACCGTGGGAGGATAATGGCTTAGCCCTGCTGCATCCGTTGCAAATGATGACCGAGTGGAAGGAGTGATCGACATGTCCGACAATCCGCAGAATGCCGGCAAGTGCCCGGTGACCCATCTGACGACGGCCTTCGGCGCGCCCGTGGTCGACAACCAGAACAGCCTGACCGCCGGCCCGCGCGGGCCGCTGCTGATGCAGGACGTCTGGCTGCTCGAGAAGCTCGCCAACCTCAACCGCGAGGTCATTCCCGAGCGGCGCATGCACGCCAAGGGGTCGGGCGCGTTCGGCACCTTCACCGTCACCCATGACATCAGCCGCTACACCCGCGCCGACATCTTCTCGCAGGTCGGCAAGAAGACCGAGATGTTCGCCCGCTTCACCACCGTCGCCGGCGAGCGCGGCGCGGCCGACGCCGAGCGCGACATCCGCGGCTTCGCGCTGAAATTCTACACCGAGGAGGGCAATTGGGACCTGGTCGGCAACAACACGCCGGTCTTCTTCCTGCGCGACTCCCGCAAATTCCCCGATCTCAACAAGGCGGTGAAGCGCGATCCGCGCACCAACATGCGCTCCGCCACCAACAACTGGGATTTCTGGACGCTGCTGCCCGAGGCGCTGCACCAGGTGACGATCGTGATGTCGGACCGCGGCATCCCGAAGAGCTACCGCCACATGCACGGCTTCGGATCGCACACCTACAGCTTCTACAACGACGCGGGCGAGCGTTTCTGGGTGAAGTTCCACTTCCGGACGCAGCAGGGCATCGACAACCTGACCGACGCCGAGGCGGCGGCCGTCGTCGCCGGCGACCGCGAGAGCAACCAGCGCGACCTCTACGAGGCGATCGAGCGCGGCGATTTCCCGAAATGGACGATGTTCATCCAGGTGATGCCGGAGAAGGACGCCGAGACCTATCACGTCCACCCGTTCGACCTCACCAAGGTCTGGTACAAGTCGGACTATCCGCTGATCGAGGTCGGCGAGTTCGAGCTCAACCGCAACCCGGAGAATTTCTTCCAGGACGTCGAGCAGAGCGCCTTCGCGCCGTCGAACCTGGTGCCCGGCATCGGCGTGTCGCCCGACAAGATGCTCCAGTCGCGGCTGTTCGCCTATGCCGACGCGCAGCGCTACCGGCTCGGCGTCAACTATCACCAAATTCCGGTCAACGCTGCGCGCTGCCCGGTGTTCAGCAACCATCGCGACGGCCAGGGCCGGACCGACGGCAATTATGGCGGCCTGCCGCATTATCAGCCGAACAGCTTCGGCCAGTGGGTCGACCAGCCCGATTTCCGGGAGCCGCCGCTGAAGATCGACGGCAATGCCGACTTCTGGAACTTCCGCGAGGATGACGACGATTATTTCACCCAGCCGCGCAAGCTGTTCCAGTTGATGACGCCCGCCCAGCAACAGGTGCTGTTCGACAACACCGCCCGCGCGATGGGCGATGCGCCGGACTTCATCAAGCAGCGGCACATCGACAACTGCACCCGCTGCGACCCGGCCTATGGCGCCGGTGTCGCGAAGGCGCTGGGGATGTCGGCGAAGGCGCCCGGCGACCTGCCGGCCACGCCCGAACTGGCCGACTGAACCGGCCGGGCTGCGCCATATCGGCCGCTTCGGCCGTCCGACGGGGAAGGGCGTTGTCCTTCCCCGTTTCGATTCCGGCCCTTGCTTGCCTCCCTTGCTTGACAACGGCGCCCGGCGGGAGCAGGAGCGCCGCCCGTCGGCAGTTCCGCCGACAATCAGGAAAGCCAACCGACCAATGCCAAGCGACAGTAGTCGATTGCCCTTGCTGCTGACGGTCGCCGGCCGAGCCTGATTTTTTGTCAGTCTCGCCCCGGGTGCCGCCAGCGGCATCCGAAGAGGTGAGACATGAACTCAACGACCCCGATCGCCCGGGGTCTGCGTCCCTTCTCGCGCATGTTGCGCGTGACGGCGCCGAACCGGGCCGACATCATCGCCGTCCTGCTGCTCGCGGGACTGTCCATACTCGTCATCCGCGGCGCCGAAGGCATGGCCGAGCCGCTCGCGCGGCTGCGCAACGCGCCGGTGACGCTCGATCCGTGGAACCTGCCCGGCTATGCGCTGCGCACGACGCTGCGCATGTTCGCGGCGCTGTTCGCGTCGCTCGCCTTCACCCTGGCGATCGGCACGCTCGCGGCCCGCAGCCGGCGGGCCGAGCAGATCATCGTGCCCGCGCTCGATATCCTTCAGTCGGTGCCGATCCTCGGCTTCCTGACCTTCACCGTCACCTTCTTCATGGGCCTGTTCCCCGGGCGACAGCTCGGCGTCGAGCTGGCGTCGATCTTCGCGATCTTCACCAGCCAGGCGTGGAACATGGCGTTCAGCTTCTACCAGTCGCTGCGTTCGGTGCCGTCCGACCTGGAGGAGGTGTCGCGCGGCTTCGGCCTGTCGCCGCTGCGCCGCTTCCTGCGGCTGGAACTGCCCTTCGCGACCCCGGCGCTGGTCTGGAACGCGATGATGTCGATGTCGGGCGGCTGGTTCTTCGTGGTCGCGTCGGAGGCGATCACGGTGGGCAACACCTCGGTCACGCTGCCGGGCATCGGCTCCTGGCTCGCGCTCGCCATCGACCGGAGCGACTTCACCGGCGTCGCCTGGGCGGTCGGCGCGATGGCGGTCGTGATCCTGCTCTACGACCAGCTCGTCTTCCGGCCGGTGGTCGCCTGGGCCGATCGCTTCCGCTTCGAGCAGGTCGCGAGCACGGAACGCCCGCGCTCCTGGGCCTATGAGCTGTTCCGCCGCACCCGGCTGCTGCCGCTGCTGCTGATGCCGCTCGCCGGGCTCGGCCGGGCGCTGCTGATGCTCGATCCGGTCCGCGCCCCGCGGCCGGCCGGACGCGCCGAGGCGCGGCGCGGCGTGATCGGCGACAGGGTCTGGACCGCCGCGATCGCGATCGCCGTGCTGTTCGCCGCCTGGACGATCATCGGCTATGTCGGCCGGACATTGGACTGGGCGGAGGCCGCCGCCGTCTTCGGCCTGGCCTGCCTGACGATGCTGCGCGTGCTGGCGCTGATCGCCGTCGCCAGCCTGATCTGGGTCCCCGTGGGGGTATGGATCGGGCTCCGGCCGCAATGGGCCGAACGGCTCCAGCCGGTGGCGCAGTTCCTCGCGGCCTTCCCGGCCAACGTCCTCTTTCCGTTCGCGGTGATCGCGATCGTCCGCTGGAAACTCGATCCCGACATCTGGCTGTCGCCGTTGATGGTCATGGGGACGCAGTGGTACATATTGTTCAACGTCATCGCCGGCGCCAGCGCCATTCCGACCGACCTGCGCGAAGCGGCCGGCATGTTCGGCGTCAGGGGCTGGCAATGGTGGCGGCAGGTCGCCTTGCCCGGCATCTTCCCCTATTACGTCACCGGCGCGCTGACCGCGAGCGGAGGCTCGTGGAACGCCTCGATCGTCGCCGAGGCGGTGTCGTGGGGAGACGATCATCTCCACGCGTCGGGGCTGGGCGCCTTCATCGCCGATGCGACCGCGATCGGCGACTATCCCCGCGTCGCCCTGGGCATCGCGATGATGTCGCTCTTCGTCATCGCCTTCAACCGGCTGCTCTGGCGACCGCTCTACAGCTTCGCCGAGCGTCGCCTGCGCCTCGCCTGATTCCCTTTCGACCCAGATTCCCTTTCAACAAGGAGCCTCGATATGGCTGCCACCATCCTCGACCGTCGTCCGCTCGTCCGGGTCGTCAATGTCCGCCACCATTATGGCCGGGGGCATGGCCGCGCCCTGGTGCTCGACAATGTCGACCTCACCCTCGACGAGAACGAGATCGTCGGCCTGCTCGGCCGTTCCGGCTCGGGCAAGTCCACCCTGTTGCGCTCGATCGCCGGCCTGATCGCGCCCAGCGAAGGCGAGGTGCGCTTCGTGCCCAGCGAGGACGGCTCGCCGCCGAGCGTCAGCATGGTCTTCCAGACCTTCGCGCTGTTCCCCTGGCTGACCGTGCTCCAGAATGTCGA is part of the Rhizorhabdus wittichii RW1 genome and harbors:
- a CDS encoding binding-protein-dependent transport systems inner membrane component (PFAM: binding-protein-dependent transport systems inner membrane component), which gives rise to MNSTTPIARGLRPFSRMLRVTAPNRADIIAVLLLAGLSILVIRGAEGMAEPLARLRNAPVTLDPWNLPGYALRTTLRMFAALFASLAFTLAIGTLAARSRRAEQIIVPALDILQSVPILGFLTFTVTFFMGLFPGRQLGVELASIFAIFTSQAWNMAFSFYQSLRSVPSDLEEVSRGFGLSPLRRFLRLELPFATPALVWNAMMSMSGGWFFVVASEAITVGNTSVTLPGIGSWLALAIDRSDFTGVAWAVGAMAVVILLYDQLVFRPVVAWADRFRFEQVASTERPRSWAYELFRRTRLLPLLLMPLAGLGRALLMLDPVRAPRPAGRAEARRGVIGDRVWTAAIAIAVLFAAWTIIGYVGRTLDWAEAAAVFGLACLTMLRVLALIAVASLIWVPVGVWIGLRPQWAERLQPVAQFLAAFPANVLFPFAVIAIVRWKLDPDIWLSPLMVMGTQWYILFNVIAGASAIPTDLREAAGMFGVRGWQWWRQVALPGIFPYYVTGALTASGGSWNASIVAEAVSWGDDHLHASGLGAFIADATAIGDYPRVALGIAMMSLFVIAFNRLLWRPLYSFAERRLRLA
- a CDS encoding PAS/PAC sensor signal transduction histidine kinase (TIGRFAM: PAS sensor protein~PFAM: ATP-binding region, ATPase domain protein domain protein; histidine kinase A domain protein domain protein; PAS fold-3 domain protein; PAS fold-4 domain protein; PAS fold domain protein~SMART: PAS domain containing protein), whose product is MVGAVRIRGKMSMGRTIPAVLLALAAVGVAALVQVELAMSTGAAGDYLPLIVAMLVAGLTGGSAAAAIAAVAATGFVVLQGKGAPLDHARAADLAGFLLVAAVIVGLSRSVERTRRRLAQDKLEGYRRAVAASETADELNLLIDGATDHAIYMLDPDGRVTIWNKGAERLMGWSEAEAVGQPIAFFYPPEAVAAGKPAADLDRARQEGRFEEEEWRIRKDGSQFLAHMSLTALYDEHRQLRGFGKVIRDVTEQRAVERQLRSSAGQMRSILSTVPDAMVVIDARGLIISFSAAAERLFGYAEAEMLGSNVSRLMPSPYRERHDSYLDRYARTGERHIIGIGRKVIGQKRDGSTFPMELSVGEAEAGGEPVFTGFIRDLSEAVRMEERIEDLRSDLIHVARVSAMGTMASTLAHELNQPITAVVNYVETVRDMLVEPKAGDLPVIREALAESASEAMRAGQIVRRLREYVARGDVEKTVEDLPALIDVAAKLGLIGAQERGVELRFDVDPLAGPVLVDRVQIQQVLINLMRNAIEAMADSPVRLLRIETRREGDGMVRVTVADSGHGVAPEIEAGLFSAFNSTKAGGMGLGLSICRTIVEANGGRITYERDPGGGSRFHFTLLGFTPEDEHG
- a CDS encoding two component transcriptional regulator, LuxR family (PFAM: regulatory protein, LuxR; response regulator receiver), which codes for MDDTRLVHIVDDEEAIRRSTRFMLTTVGYAVECWESGTAFLKAVRHAAPGCILLDVRMPEMDGLQVQQQLNERGVTMPVIILTGHGDISTAVQAMKAGAVDFIEKPFERTALLAAIEAAHARLGRQADEAARGAEAQVMLAKLTAREREVLDGLARGLPNKTIAYDLAISSRTVEVHRANLMTKLGVKSLSDALRIAFAAGLG
- a CDS encoding Catalase (PFAM: Catalase domain protein), translated to MSDNPQNAGKCPVTHLTTAFGAPVVDNQNSLTAGPRGPLLMQDVWLLEKLANLNREVIPERRMHAKGSGAFGTFTVTHDISRYTRADIFSQVGKKTEMFARFTTVAGERGAADAERDIRGFALKFYTEEGNWDLVGNNTPVFFLRDSRKFPDLNKAVKRDPRTNMRSATNNWDFWTLLPEALHQVTIVMSDRGIPKSYRHMHGFGSHTYSFYNDAGERFWVKFHFRTQQGIDNLTDAEAAAVVAGDRESNQRDLYEAIERGDFPKWTMFIQVMPEKDAETYHVHPFDLTKVWYKSDYPLIEVGEFELNRNPENFFQDVEQSAFAPSNLVPGIGVSPDKMLQSRLFAYADAQRYRLGVNYHQIPVNAARCPVFSNHRDGQGRTDGNYGGLPHYQPNSFGQWVDQPDFREPPLKIDGNADFWNFREDDDDYFTQPRKLFQLMTPAQQQVLFDNTARAMGDAPDFIKQRHIDNCTRCDPAYGAGVAKALGMSAKAPGDLPATPELAD
- a CDS encoding UspA domain protein (PFAM: UspA domain protein), which gives rise to MKNILLLVHDDEGQEARFQAALDVTRALEGHLTCVDVVVPPQAPAELWDGGAGSALLMAEERQREAANRATLEQRLAKEDVSWSWVDMVGEPGRCLRGAAAIADLIVVDRDPHGAVAGLVLESGPPVLAVPDRARGIALGGRALIAWDGSPEAEAALRAAVPLLGLAEQVMILQVDDGSIRIPAGEAASFLSRHGIHPLVILEKATKGRAEANILAAIAGQRADYLVMGGFGRSRLVEALFGGVSRSLLSKSPVPLFMAH